CTTGCCACGCCGGACAACGTCCAGATCATTCTGCCGAACAGCGAGGTGTGGAGCGGCTCGATCGTCAATTATTCGTATCACGAAACCCGGCGCGTCGATTTTCTGCTCGGCATTTCCTACAGCGACAACATCGACAAAGCCTTTTCGGTTATCAACGGCGTTATCGGTGGCGACAAGCGCATTCATGCGGAGCCTGCTCCGCAGGTCGTGGTCAGCGAGCTTGCCAACAGTTCTGTCAACATCACGGTTCGCGTTTGGGTTGTGTCCGGAGACTACTGGGGCGTCAAGTTCGATCTGACCAAACAGTTCAAGGAGGCGCTGGACGCTAACGGCCTCTCGATTCCCTTTCCCCAGCAGGACGTTCACCTTATCCGGTCGGCGTAACCCGGCTGAGGCAATGGGCTTGGGCTGAGGGCCGCCTCGAATACCGACAATCCGATTCGCTTTCAAAGCCATCGGCAGCAGGAGGACATGCAAAACGTGTATCATACGACCTCATTCTTCTCCCTCTCTTGTTCCGGACGAGCTGGCCGCTGTCGGCTATCGTCGTGGCAGGCGATCACCCGCCTCTTTATCGCCCTTCTTCTTTGCTCGTTTTCCGGTTCGTTGACGGCCATCGCCGCCGAAGATGAGCTGGTGGTAGCCACGAAACAATCGCCGCCGTTTGCCATGAAAAACGACAAGGGGAAGTGGGAGGGCATCTCCATCGACCTCATGCGCGCGATTGCCGAAAAGCAGCAGCGCAAGCTCACCATCCGCGAGATGTCGCTCACCGGAATGCTCGAAGCCGTCGAGCGAGGAGCGGTCGATGCGGCAGCTTCAGCCATCACCATGACCGCCGAGCGCGAGCGTCTGCTCGATTATTCCTATCCCTATTTCCACTCGGGTCTGGCCATTGCCGTCAGGGAAAAGGAGTCAAGCTGGCTGCATATCATCGGCCGGCTTTTTTCTCCGGCCTTTCTCCGGGTGCTTGCCGCGCTGTCGATGCTGCTGCTTGTTTCGGGGGTGCTGGTCTGGCTTTTCGAGCGCAGGAAGAATCCCGAACAGTTCGGCGGCACGCCCACGCAGGGGATCGGGGCAGGGTTCTGGTGGGCCGCCGTGACCATGACCACCGTTGGGTATGGCGACAAAGCGCCGGCCACGCTGGGTGGAAGGCTCATTGCGCTGGTCTGGATGTTCACCGGACTGGTGGTCATCTCCGGCTTTACGGCGGCCATGACCACCGTGCTCACCGTCGGCAGCCTCG
This portion of the Chlorobaculum parvum NCIB 8327 genome encodes:
- a CDS encoding transporter substrate-binding domain-containing protein, coding for MQNVYHTTSFFSLSCSGRAGRCRLSSWQAITRLFIALLLCSFSGSLTAIAAEDELVVATKQSPPFAMKNDKGKWEGISIDLMRAIAEKQQRKLTIREMSLTGMLEAVERGAVDAAASAITMTAERERLLDYSYPYFHSGLAIAVREKESSWLHIIGRLFSPAFLRVLAALSMLLLVSGVLVWLFERRKNPEQFGGTPTQGIGAGFWWAAVTMTTVGYGDKAPATLGGRLIALVWMFTGLVVISGFTAAMTTVLTVGSLESDIREVDDLYGKKVGTVQASSSGSFLEDAAIRYRPFPAITEALHALEEGKIDAVVFDEPIMRYLVTSGEVNGITIVDRVFRPEYYAIALPEGSVQREALNRNLLDIMASERWREITFRYLHKSQ